In Candidatus Sulfurimonas marisnigri, a single genomic region encodes these proteins:
- a CDS encoding type I secretion system permease/ATPase has translation MLLTSSENLKMDSLLECLVLFTKLYHKPFSAEALTAGLPIEVGSDTPELFSIDNAKGLFSRAAERAGLKSSLIKRPLSQISPLQLPMIILLSNQGACILDRFNEDRSQAKIIMPAEEAIEQWVDTDVLQDEYIGFGFMVKKAFEYTDETSRTLNLDQKHWFWSTIKLSAKTYKDVLYASLLINLFVLASPLFTMNVYDRVVPNNAIETLWVFAIGVSIIYIIDTFLKFTRTYLLESAAKKSDIIMSSIVFEKVLDLKMENHPSSVGSFASNIKDFDSIRSFLTNATMAAIIDLPFAIIFLTVIWYIGGGIVLVPIVTMFLILSYAILIKKPLKASIESTHEASAKKSSILIETLNNIETLKTLGTVNQVQWKWEESTGEIAEKSLKSRLLSASIPTITQLFIQLNTVMIIVYGVYLIQAFELSMGGLIAIVILTSRTLAPMGQAAALLTNYEDTKTSYETLNEIISQPSERPKGKKFLEKPEFTGHIEFIDVTFVYPGTEVPALKNVSFVINPGEHVAIIGRIGSGKSTIQKLILGLYEPSAGQILIDGIDIKQIDPADLRKNIGYVSQDIMLFRGTVKDNIIYRATHASDYDMIRAANISGTSEFIRKHPKGYEMPIGERGQGLSGGQRQSIGIARAFLIESPIMLMDEPSNAMDQITEAKLLNNIAKNTIGKTSLFVTQKMTLLKIVERVIVINEGKIYIDAPKDEALKQLQGNKKDTNEGKNIEQR, from the coding sequence ATGCTTTTAACAAGCAGTGAAAATTTAAAAATGGATTCCTTGCTAGAGTGCTTGGTTCTCTTTACAAAACTTTACCATAAGCCATTTTCAGCAGAAGCACTTACTGCTGGCTTACCCATAGAAGTAGGTAGCGATACTCCTGAACTTTTTTCAATTGATAATGCAAAAGGGCTTTTCTCTCGTGCAGCAGAGAGAGCTGGTCTTAAATCATCTCTCATAAAGCGACCTCTCTCACAAATATCTCCTTTACAACTACCTATGATTATACTCCTCTCTAATCAAGGTGCCTGTATTTTAGATAGATTTAACGAAGATAGAAGTCAAGCTAAAATAATTATGCCTGCAGAAGAAGCAATTGAGCAGTGGGTTGATACTGATGTACTTCAAGATGAATACATTGGCTTTGGCTTTATGGTCAAAAAAGCTTTTGAGTACACAGATGAGACCTCAAGAACGCTAAATTTAGACCAGAAGCATTGGTTTTGGAGCACTATAAAACTATCAGCTAAAACATATAAAGATGTTTTATATGCTTCACTACTTATAAACCTTTTTGTACTGGCTTCACCTCTATTTACTATGAATGTTTATGACAGGGTAGTACCAAACAATGCGATAGAGACTCTATGGGTATTTGCGATTGGCGTTAGTATTATATATATAATTGATACATTTTTAAAATTCACTAGGACATACCTGCTTGAGAGTGCTGCCAAAAAGAGTGATATAATTATGTCTTCAATTGTATTTGAAAAAGTTTTAGACCTTAAAATGGAAAATCATCCATCTTCTGTTGGTTCATTTGCCAGTAATATAAAAGATTTCGACAGCATTAGAAGCTTTTTAACAAATGCCACAATGGCTGCTATAATTGATTTACCTTTTGCTATAATATTTTTAACAGTTATCTGGTACATCGGTGGTGGAATTGTTCTTGTTCCTATTGTTACAATGTTTCTTATTCTAAGTTATGCTATTTTAATTAAAAAACCACTTAAAGCCAGTATAGAGAGTACGCATGAAGCAAGTGCGAAAAAGAGTTCTATACTCATTGAAACTCTAAATAATATAGAAACACTAAAAACTCTTGGTACAGTAAATCAAGTTCAATGGAAGTGGGAAGAGTCAACTGGGGAGATTGCTGAAAAAAGTCTAAAATCTCGTTTATTATCAGCTTCTATTCCAACTATTACTCAGCTTTTCATTCAACTAAATACTGTAATGATTATAGTGTATGGTGTTTACCTTATACAAGCATTTGAGCTATCAATGGGTGGACTTATTGCCATAGTAATTCTTACATCAAGAACACTGGCTCCAATGGGACAAGCTGCAGCACTTTTAACAAACTATGAAGACACAAAAACATCTTATGAAACACTAAATGAAATCATTTCTCAACCAAGCGAAAGACCAAAAGGTAAAAAATTTCTTGAAAAACCTGAATTTACAGGTCATATAGAGTTTATAGATGTTACATTTGTATATCCAGGAACAGAAGTTCCAGCACTTAAGAATGTATCATTTGTAATAAACCCTGGTGAACATGTTGCCATTATTGGTCGTATTGGTTCAGGAAAAAGCACGATTCAAAAACTAATCCTCGGTCTTTATGAGCCTAGTGCTGGTCAAATACTTATAGATGGCATAGATATTAAACAAATAGACCCTGCAGATTTACGTAAAAACATTGGCTATGTCTCTCAAGACATAATGTTATTTCGGGGAACTGTAAAAGACAATATTATATACCGTGCAACACACGCTAGTGACTATGACATGATAAGAGCCGCAAACATAAGTGGTACTTCAGAATTTATCAGAAAACATCCTAAAGGTTATGAAATGCCAATTGGAGAGAGGGGTCAAGGTCTTTCTGGTGGTCAAAGACAGAGCATTGGAATAGCTCGTGCATTTTTAATCGAGTCTCCAATTATGTTAATGGATGAGCCGAGCAACGCTATGGATCAAATTACTGAAGCTAAACTATTGAACAATATTGCTAAGAATACAATAGGTAAAACATCACTATTTGTAACTCAAAAAATGACTCTACTAAAAATAGTTGAAAGAGTAATAGTTATTAATGAAGGAAAAATATATATAGACGCCCCAAAAGATGAAGCTCTAAAACAACTACAAGGCAATAAGAAAGATACTAACGAAGGGAAAAATATTGAGCAAAGATAA
- a CDS encoding HlyD family type I secretion periplasmic adaptor subunit: protein MSKDNKPIEYTKNDYSFMNSLSAAVLEQTPSKMSRVIKIWLFTVIAFLTWASLAEIDEITRGDGDVIPYGQNKIIQNLEGGIVESILVEEGQIVKAGEVILKINNAKSTSTSRTNKMNYYELEAKRLKLFAQANELPFSSPIVKDKELRAHIKLSENLYNSNKSEYIAKDKSFVNQIEQKKQAYKEATARVYSLQKSLEFVTEEIEMTAPMVKEGVKSKVDFLKLKREANGIENDIEAAKLSLPRLSSAIDEVRNKREESKQLFINDAKQELNEVTAEISRLKTQQVAYSDQVERTMVKSPVEGIVQKLFVNTVGGVIKPGADLVEIVPTNKKLYLEVKIKPSDIAFLHPGAQARVKVSAYDFAIHGGLIGKVVNISPDTITDNKENTFYIIHVVTEKNYLGTEDHPLMIIPGMTVGVDIITGQKTVMQYILKPILKSKQYVFSER, encoded by the coding sequence TTGAGCAAAGATAATAAACCTATCGAATACACAAAAAATGACTATAGCTTTATGAACAGCCTCAGTGCTGCAGTTTTAGAGCAAACGCCTTCTAAAATGAGTAGAGTTATCAAGATATGGCTTTTCACTGTTATTGCATTTTTAACTTGGGCATCTTTAGCAGAAATTGATGAAATCACAAGAGGAGACGGCGATGTCATTCCTTATGGACAAAATAAAATAATTCAAAATCTTGAAGGTGGAATAGTTGAATCTATTTTAGTTGAAGAGGGTCAAATAGTTAAAGCCGGTGAAGTTATTTTAAAAATAAACAATGCCAAGTCGACATCAACATCTCGTACAAATAAGATGAATTACTATGAATTAGAAGCAAAAAGATTAAAACTTTTTGCTCAAGCAAATGAACTCCCTTTTAGCTCACCAATTGTAAAAGATAAGGAGCTTAGAGCCCATATAAAACTTTCAGAAAATTTATACAACTCAAATAAAAGTGAGTACATCGCTAAAGACAAATCATTCGTCAATCAAATTGAACAAAAAAAACAAGCTTATAAAGAGGCAACTGCTAGAGTTTACTCTCTGCAAAAATCGCTGGAGTTTGTTACAGAAGAGATAGAGATGACAGCACCAATGGTAAAAGAAGGTGTTAAGTCAAAGGTCGATTTTTTAAAGCTTAAAAGAGAAGCAAACGGTATAGAAAATGACATAGAAGCAGCAAAGCTTTCTCTTCCAAGACTCTCATCTGCGATTGATGAAGTTAGAAACAAAAGAGAAGAGTCAAAGCAGCTATTTATAAACGATGCCAAACAAGAATTAAATGAGGTCACTGCTGAAATTTCTAGACTTAAAACTCAGCAAGTTGCATACAGTGATCAAGTTGAGAGAACAATGGTAAAGTCACCGGTTGAGGGAATCGTTCAAAAATTATTTGTTAATACCGTTGGTGGAGTAATTAAACCAGGTGCTGATTTAGTTGAGATAGTCCCAACAAACAAGAAGCTCTATTTGGAGGTTAAAATAAAACCAAGCGATATTGCATTTTTGCATCCAGGAGCTCAAGCTAGAGTAAAAGTATCGGCGTATGATTTCGCTATACATGGTGGACTAATTGGTAAAGTTGTAAATATATCTCCAGATACTATTACAGATAATAAGGAGAATACTTTTTACATCATACATGTAGTAACTGAAAAGAACTACTTGGGAACAGAGGATCATCCACTGATGATTATACCGGGGATGACAGTAGGTGTAGATATTATAACTGGACAAAAAACAGTTATGCAATATATTTTAAAACCTATATTAAAATCTAAACAATATGTTTTTTCAGAGAGATAA
- a CDS encoding response regulator transcription factor codes for MKIILFSSNINTIDEWEKRHIINHADTCLDIDSLIAKLEDNQNIILIADYDSVASEINNLISSYSLPENLIVLEKVPEIATGKMLIRHGVKAYGNSRMLTHHYKQMLETVTNDNIWTYPELTAALVKTTNKESLNSDALQLIQNRLSNKELEVVYLILNGQTNDAIASALNITTRTVKAHVSSIFSKLHVNDRVSLILLLK; via the coding sequence ATGAAGATAATACTCTTTAGTTCAAATATAAATACTATAGATGAATGGGAAAAAAGACATATCATTAATCACGCAGATACATGTCTAGATATTGATTCTTTAATTGCTAAACTAGAAGATAATCAAAATATCATTCTCATTGCTGATTACGATAGCGTTGCTTCTGAAATAAATAATTTGATTTCATCATACTCTCTTCCTGAAAATTTAATTGTACTTGAAAAAGTGCCTGAAATAGCAACTGGAAAAATGCTAATACGTCATGGAGTAAAAGCATATGGTAATTCTAGAATGCTAACTCACCACTACAAACAAATGCTTGAAACAGTGACTAATGATAATATATGGACATACCCTGAACTCACAGCGGCATTAGTTAAAACAACAAATAAAGAATCTCTAAACAGTGATGCTTTACAACTAATACAAAATAGGCTCTCAAATAAAGAGTTAGAAGTAGTATACTTAATACTAAACGGACAAACGAACGATGCAATAGCTTCAGCACTTAACATTACAACAAGGACTGTTAAAGCGCATGTAAGCTCAATATTTTCTAAGCTACATGTAAATGATAGAGTCTCTTTGATTCTTCTTTTAAAATAG
- a CDS encoding GlcNAc-transferase family protein: protein MKFFISIASYCDELLFFTLNDCISKANKPENIFFGIVDQNETTQKEKIEKLDFNKQIRYVYINNIDTQGVCWARNIAFSLWDGEDYLLQIDSHMLFEKDWDTTLINQYNELKKISDKPIITTYPYNFSFDEENNPVFKKQSDKYVLVLRPHPDTLLEEENAVLRFRAEHKLTDKPVLGCHVAGGFIFTSSDFIEEVPYDPFLYFHGEEQSIAIRAYTRGWDIYHPNKIPMHHHYKTINTEYSSQHWNKSVESKRTLSASYLKIRAIKRINRLFYGDGMRDSIYGLGDKRTLDEYINLSGIDYKNKTILSL from the coding sequence ATGAAATTTTTTATTAGTATTGCTTCATATTGTGATGAACTTCTATTTTTCACGTTGAATGATTGTATATCAAAAGCGAATAAACCAGAAAATATTTTTTTTGGAATAGTTGATCAGAATGAAACAACACAAAAAGAAAAAATTGAAAAACTAGACTTTAATAAACAAATTAGGTATGTTTATATTAATAACATTGATACACAAGGTGTTTGCTGGGCAAGGAACATTGCTTTTTCGTTATGGGATGGTGAAGATTATTTACTGCAAATAGACTCTCATATGTTATTTGAAAAAGATTGGGACACTACACTAATAAATCAATACAATGAATTAAAAAAAATCTCTGATAAACCAATAATAACTACATACCCTTATAATTTTTCTTTTGACGAGGAGAATAATCCAGTGTTTAAAAAGCAATCAGATAAATATGTTCTAGTTTTAAGACCACATCCAGACACATTACTAGAAGAAGAAAATGCAGTATTGAGATTTAGAGCAGAACACAAATTGACAGATAAACCAGTATTGGGGTGTCACGTTGCAGGAGGTTTTATATTTACAAGTTCAGATTTTATAGAAGAAGTACCATATGATCCATTTTTATATTTTCATGGAGAAGAGCAGAGTATAGCTATTAGAGCTTATACGAGGGGTTGGGATATTTATCATCCAAATAAAATTCCTATGCACCATCACTATAAAACTATAAACACAGAATACTCTTCACAACATTGGAATAAAAGTGTAGAGTCTAAAAGAACATTAAGTGCAAGTTATCTTAAAATAAGAGCAATAAAAAGAATCAACAGGCTGTTTTATGGAGATGGTATGAGAGACTCTATTTATGGATTGGGTGATAAAAGAACATTAGATGAGTATATAAACTTAAGCGGGATAGATTATAAGAATAAAACAATTTTATCACTTTAG
- a CDS encoding AAA family ATPase — protein MIKWFLKTYPEYVKMMRECTYHNGDNLLNYHHLEGDIWSHTVMSYNNGINNNVSEEVLWALLLHDIGRVHTKKIDTVKNRVHFGDFEGVSCFVALEILEKAKVSKNNIIRILKIISFQYTIIDYIKYDTPSKNELLSMFKYEEECLKDLSEYVKCDLFGRIIDESKRKYYNINKVNEFILYSDTIINTEKTQSTKNNTVYILVGPPCSRKSTWVESMLDEHIVVNRDACVEKIGKKYGKKGYDDSYDLMKKNKDVKKEVDNLDESIENCAKNSVNKDIIIDNPNLKIKNRKEWIDAFCRTHTIKVVLFLTPFNDLLICSKKRSVSSGKTISKQNTINKLMTLAFPLLSEGIDSIEYVFNLED, from the coding sequence ATGATTAAATGGTTTTTAAAAACATATCCTGAGTATGTAAAGATGATGAGAGAATGTACATACCATAACGGTGATAATTTATTAAACTATCATCATCTTGAAGGTGATATATGGTCTCATACTGTTATGTCTTATAATAATGGAATTAATAATAATGTTTCTGAAGAAGTATTGTGGGCATTGTTGTTGCATGACATAGGCAGAGTTCATACAAAAAAAATTGATACAGTAAAAAACAGAGTTCACTTTGGAGACTTTGAAGGAGTTTCTTGTTTTGTTGCTCTAGAGATACTTGAGAAAGCAAAAGTTTCTAAAAATAATATAATAAGAATCTTAAAGATAATATCCTTTCAGTATACAATAATTGATTATATTAAGTATGATACTCCATCTAAAAATGAACTTCTAAGTATGTTTAAATATGAAGAAGAGTGCTTAAAAGATTTATCCGAATATGTTAAATGTGATTTGTTTGGCAGAATAATTGATGAGAGCAAAAGAAAATACTACAATATCAATAAAGTCAATGAATTTATACTATATTCTGACACTATAATAAATACTGAAAAAACACAGTCAACTAAAAATAATACAGTATATATATTAGTTGGACCGCCATGTTCTAGAAAAAGTACATGGGTAGAGAGCATGCTAGATGAACATATTGTTGTAAATAGGGATGCCTGTGTTGAGAAAATTGGAAAAAAGTATGGAAAAAAAGGATATGACGATTCGTATGATTTAATGAAAAAAAATAAAGATGTCAAAAAAGAAGTTGATAATTTGGATGAATCTATAGAAAATTGTGCAAAAAACTCAGTCAATAAAGATATTATAATTGATAATCCTAACTTGAAAATTAAAAATAGGAAAGAGTGGATAGACGCTTTTTGTAGAACTCATACTATAAAAGTGGTGTTATTTTTAACACCTTTTAATGATTTACTAATATGCTCTAAAAAACGGTCTGTATCTTCTGGAAAAACTATCAGTAAGCAAAATACAATTAATAAATTGATGACATTGGCATTCCCATTATTATCAGAAGGAATTGATAGTATTGAATATGTATTTAATTTGGAAGATTAG